CCTTTTGCAGCACCGCGATTCCCAGCGCCGCCGCCTTCAACATCAGCCGGTCGTTGCGGCCGTTGCCGATCGCGATCACGCGGTCCTCGCCCAGATTGCGGATGTATTCCAGCTTCGTCTCCGCCTGAGCCTCGGCCGGGATGATCCGCAGGGTCACTGGCAAGCCCGCCAGCTGCTCTGCCGCACGATGATTCGTGTCCGCGGTGATGACGTGCAGCTTGAAGCTCTTCGCCAGGCAGCGCAGGTCCTCGGGGATCCCCAGCTGGATGTGCCCGTCCAGCGCCAGGGTCCCGTTGTAGTCCATCACCACATGCTCGATGTGCAGTTGGTCGAAGCCCGGAATATCGATCTCAAACATAGCCTCACTCTTCAGTTCATTCAGCGGCGCACGATCTGGTGCAGCGCATGAATCAGCGCATCCACATCCGCGCGGTTGTTGTAAAACGCAAGCGAAGGACGGATCGTGCCCTCCACGCCGAAGTGACGCACCGCCGGCATCGCACAATGGTGCCCCGCACGCACCGCGATTCCCTGCTGGTCCAGATGCTTCGCGATCCGCTCGTTCGGAATCCCCGGCACTACGAAACCGAAGACGCTCGCCTTGTCCGAGGCCGTGCCGATCTGGCGCACGCCATGCACGGAGCGCAGCGCCTCCTCCGCATACTCCAGCAGCGAGTGCTCATACGCGGCAAGTGCCGGGATCCCGAGCTCGAACATGTAATCGATCGCCGCGCCCAGACCCACGACGCCCGCGATGTCCGGGGTACCGGCCTCGAACTTCTCCGGCGGCGCGTTATACACCGTCCGTTCGAAGCTCACATCCTTGATCATGTGCCCCCCGCCCTGCCACGGCGGCATCGCCTCCAGCAGGTGCGACTTGCCGTAAAGCGCGCCGATCCCCGTGGGACCGAAAACCTTGTGTCCGGAGAAGACGAAGAAATCCGCATCCAGCGCCTGCACGTTGATCGGCAGGTGCGGCGTCGATTGCGCTCCATCCACCAGTACCGGAATCCCGCGCGAGTGCGCCATCGCGATGATTTCTTGTACGGGATTCACCGTACCAAGGGCGTTCGAGACCTGCGTCACCGAAACAATCTTCGTCCGCTCGTTCAGCAAGCGCGGCAGCTCCTCGATCAAAAGCTCGCCGCGGTCGTTGATCGGGATCACCCGCAGGTTCGCACCCACTTGGCTTGCCAGGATCTGCCACGGCACGATGTTCGCGTGATGCTCCAGCTGGCTCACCAGGATCTCGTCACCTTGGCCAATGTTCTGGTGCCCCCAGCTCTGCGCCACCAGGTTGATGGCCTCCGTCGTTCCGCGTACGAAGACGATCTCCTTCGCATCCGCCGCGCCCAGGAATTGCCGAACTTTCTCCCGACCGCCTTCGAAAAGTTCGGTCGACCGTGCCGCCAGCGTGTGCGCCGCACGGTGGATGTTCGAGTTATCCCGCGAATAAAAGCGCGAGGTTGCATCGATCACGCTCTGCGGCTTGTGCGTCGTCGCCGCATTGTCCAGCCACACCAGGGTCTTGCCATTCACGTGCTGCTGCAGCGCCGGGAAGTCCTTCCGCACCCCATCCACATTGAAATCCGGCAGTGCGGCAAAGGCCGATGGCTGCGTGCCGAAAGTCGAAAACGAGGGGATATGCGGAGCATCCTTCAGGAAATAGAACTCGGCCAGAGACTCCTCTGTTAGACCCGGCAGTTGCCAGTCCGGCTTGGCACCGTCCCGCTTCACCGGCACCTCCAGCCGTGACCCTAGATCCTGCGCATAAAAAGACGGCTCGCCGAATTCGTGCGAGCGCGTATCGCCCGGACGATGCGTCCCTGTCGGCGGCTGCTCGTTCTTCGGCGCAGGCTCAGGCTCCGCCGCCACTACCGTCGGATGCACCGGCGGCGCGGAGATTGCGGAGGCATTCGGAAACCCACCGGAAAGCGCGATATCCCGGTTGCCCCCCTGCCCGCCTTGCGGTGCCTCCAGTGGATTCACCGGCACCTCGCCCGGCTCCACCGGCAGCCCCGCCACCGTGTGCGGCAGCGAAACCGGCGAGACGGACGGCGCGTTCCCCGCAGCCGCGCCCGAGAAGAACTCGTTCGCCAGCCGCGAGATCAGCGCCGTGCCAAAATCCTCCGTCCCCGAATCGAACGAAGGAAGGGACGGTTCAAGCCGTGGGATAGACATACTCGTGGTAGTTGCCGAGGGAAACGCCATCCAGGCTCGCCAGCGCATCCTCGCCCAGCTTCGCGAGGGAGAAGTATCGCGTCACCAGATGCGAGGCGATCGAATGCTTGTTCGTGCCCATGTAGCGCACCGAAAGACCCGGCTCGATCTCCCCTGCCACGCCCGCCTTCTGCAGGCCCACCACGCCGCGCTGCTTCTCGCCCACCCGCAGCAGCAGGATGCTCGTCGTGCCATCCTGGATCGGCAATTTGTCGCTCGGGATCAGCGGAATCCCGCGCCACGTGATGAAGGGAGAGCCAAAGAGCGTCACCGTCGGCGGCGGCACGCCGCGGCGCGTCGCCTCCCGGCCAAAGGCGGTGATTGCCTTCGGATGCGCCAGGAAGAAAGCGGGTTTCTTCCACACCAAGGAAATCAGTTCATCCAAGTCATCCGGCGTCGGCGGTCCCTTGCGCGTCTGGATCCGCTGGGAAGGGATCACTGAATTCAGCAGGCCGAAGCTCGGGTGGTTCACCAGTTCGTACTCCTCCCGCTCCTTCACCGCTTCCACCGTCAGCCGCACCTGCTCTCGCAGCTGGTCGATCGCGTTGCTGTAGAGATCCGTGATCCGCGTGTGCGTCTGAAGTACGGTCTGGATCGTACTAAGGTGATACTCCCGCGGGTCCTGCTCGTAATCGATATAGTCGCGCGGTAGCTCCGGCTCACCATCGTCCACCGTCAGCAGGTCCACGGTGATGCCTTGCGTGTTCTGTTTCACGCGGTTCACGCGATAGACGCCGCCGTCGACGTCCACCCAAGGCAAGAGAAGATGCAGCCAGCGGGGCGTGATCTCATCCCACTGCGGTGGGGTCACGGTCGCGGTGGCAAGATTGCGGGCAGCCTCGGCACTCACGCTGAGGCGGGCGGGGACATCGGACGGATCGCTCATGATTTGAACGGGGAGAGTAGTGGTTTGGATAGTGAGAAAGCCGCTCCTGCGGCATGCCGGGCGCGATCCCTCCGCAGCACGGGCGGGATCGCATCACATCAGTTCACCGGGGGCCTTCCCTTGCACGGGATGAGCATCGGCCCGGGTGCCTCCAAACACATGGTCGGCAGCTTCGCGAATCCGCGGGGTTGTCTTTGTGGGACTCGCCACTCGCAGGGAAGCGCCGCGACGCTGCTCCTCCGGCCCCCTGTTGTCAATCCGAAGAAATCCCCTCAATCGATAGACAATTGGCCAAGACCCTTAATTTACAGATCAAAAAATAAATCTTGAATTCCCACACAAGCGTGGGAATTATATTTTGATCACTTCGCCAACCGGCCTTTCAATAGGCCTCCAAGGCGTGTTCTTCGGGACGCTGTCCCATGTTAGGATCGACCCTAATGTTTCCCGTACTTTCCAGCTCCACCCCTGCATTCCGGACTCTCCGCTCCGGAATCGTCGGCTGTTGTTGCTGTTGAGAGCCCTCAGGAAGCGACCGCTATGGCGGTGAATGGCACCCCAGCATCCCCGGGGCATCGTCATGGCTTTCAGAGGTCCCCGGCCATTCAGGCCGGACAAGCGGGCAAACCTTTGTCTTCAATCCACCTTTCACATTTCAGATCCCATGCTTTACCTCGTCCACGCTGGCACCGTCATTTCAACAGCCTCCGAACTCGAACCCGCCTATCCCGGCCGCTGGCAACGCGGTCAGATCCTCTACTTCTCTATCAATTCCGAACCGCTCGACGACAACATCGAGGAAGCGGCCCTGATGAATAGCTCAGGAGAACTGTGGCACGTCGAGATCCTAACCTCCTCCCACCCGCGAAACCGGGATTCCCCCGCTCTCTCCGGCGTCGTCGCCCGGGTACTCCGGAAGCTCGAAGCCGATGCGGCCCTGTTGTCGCTACTGCCGCAGCGCCCGAAGATCTCCGCATTTCCCCTCACCCGGGAATATGCGGCATGACGAGGAGCTGCGGCTGCAGCTCCTAGAGCGCCTTTACCGCGTCCATGATCCGGTCCGCGATGTGTTGGTAGCCGTGCTTCCCCTTCGCCGTCTCGAGCTCCTCTGCGGTAAGCCGGATCGGCGGACCGATATGCAGTGAGATCTGGCTAAAGCGCACACGGGCCGAACCACGCGGCAATGCCTCACGCGCACCACGGATACGGATCGGTTGGATCACCGCATTCGTCTTCACCGCGATGAGTCCCACGCCTGGCTGGGCCACGCCCAGATCACCGGTGAGACTGCGCTCCCCTTCCGGGAAGATCAGCACCCGCTTGCCGGAGCTCAGCAGCTTGATGATGGCCTTCAGGCTGGTCATGTCCGGCCGGTCCTGATCCACCGGGATGGAGTTCCACGCGAGGTAGATCCACTTCAGCAGAGCCCCCTTCATGAGGGTCTTCCGCGCGAGGTAGAACATCTCGTCGTGATAGAGCGTCCCGATCAACGGCGGATCCAGGAAGCTCTCGTGGTTCGCGGCGATGAGCACCGCGCCTTCAGTCACGAGATGCTCGCGACCCACGACTTTCAGACCGAAAAGCGAGCGATAGGCACTCCCGAAGAGCGACCAACCGAACCAGTATACCCAACGCATCATAGGCCAAGGAGAAGCAGGAAAAGTTCTATCAGATCGAGCCGTCCCCCGACCAAGCACTCTCGGGGATCGGGAAACCCTGGCTCACCAGGATTTCCAAAGCAGCCGCCACGCCGGTTTCGATCGTGTGTCCTGAGGTATCGAGAATCGCGGCACCTTCCGCGATCTTCAACGGAGCCGTTTCGCGGCGGCTATCAGCGTGATCGCGCGCGGCCACGGAATCCACCTCGCCGACTTCCTCACGACGCGCCTCGCGCACCGTCGGGTCGGCATCCATGTAAATCTTGTACGGCGTCTCGGGAAAGACGACGGTGCCGATGTCCCGGCCTTCCATCACCACATCGCCCAGCTTCAGGTAATCCCGCTGCAGGGAAACGAGGCACTCGCGGACTTCCGGCACCGCGGCCACCGCGGAGACGTTCGCATTCACCTCCTCGCTGCGGAGTTCATCACCGGGATCCACTCCGTCGACGGCTACGGTGGAAGATAATCCATCCACCCCGCACTGGAGCTCCATGCCCTTCAGCGCCTCGACCACAGCCAGGCGGTCGTTCGCATCCACGCCCAATTGCAGGACCTTCCAGGTCACGGCCCGATACATCGCGCCGGAGTTCACCATGATCAGGCCGAGGCGCTTCGAGAGGATGCGCGCAAGCGTGCTCTTCCCGGACGCGGCCGGACCGTCAATGGCGATGGCTCGATGAAGGATCATGGCTGAACGGGAACCGTGGGCAGATCGTAGTCAGCCTCGACCTTGCTTTCGGCGAGAACCGCGGCGAGCTGCTTGGAGAAACCGGGATAAGACGTGTTCACGCACTCGGTATTGCGCATCACCGTCTCGCCGCTGGCGAAAAGCCCTGCGATCGCGAAGGCCATTGCGATGCGGTGATCGCCATGGCTCTCCATCGTGGCGGCATGAAGCGGTGAACCACCGGTAATCTCCATGCCGTCCTCGAATTCTTCCACCTGACCGCCCATCGCACGCAGGTTGTTCACCACCGTGGTGATGCGGTCGGTTTCCTTCACGCGCAGTTCCTTCGCATTGCGGATGACCGTCTTGCCCTCGGCCATCGCCG
This portion of the Luteolibacter luteus genome encodes:
- a CDS encoding HAD family hydrolase is translated as MFEIDIPGFDQLHIEHVVMDYNGTLALDGHIQLGIPEDLRCLAKSFKLHVITADTNHRAAEQLAGLPVTLRIIPAEAQAETKLEYIRNLGEDRVIAIGNGRNDRLMLKAAALGIAVLQKEGTAAAAIQNADLLSPSIGDALDLLKHPRRLISTLRS
- a CDS encoding cysteine desulfurase, giving the protein MSIPRLEPSLPSFDSGTEDFGTALISRLANEFFSGAAAGNAPSVSPVSLPHTVAGLPVEPGEVPVNPLEAPQGGQGGNRDIALSGGFPNASAISAPPVHPTVVAAEPEPAPKNEQPPTGTHRPGDTRSHEFGEPSFYAQDLGSRLEVPVKRDGAKPDWQLPGLTEESLAEFYFLKDAPHIPSFSTFGTQPSAFAALPDFNVDGVRKDFPALQQHVNGKTLVWLDNAATTHKPQSVIDATSRFYSRDNSNIHRAAHTLAARSTELFEGGREKVRQFLGAADAKEIVFVRGTTEAINLVAQSWGHQNIGQGDEILVSQLEHHANIVPWQILASQVGANLRVIPINDRGELLIEELPRLLNERTKIVSVTQVSNALGTVNPVQEIIAMAHSRGIPVLVDGAQSTPHLPINVQALDADFFVFSGHKVFGPTGIGALYGKSHLLEAMPPWQGGGHMIKDVSFERTVYNAPPEKFEAGTPDIAGVVGLGAAIDYMFELGIPALAAYEHSLLEYAEEALRSVHGVRQIGTASDKASVFGFVVPGIPNERIAKHLDQQGIAVRAGHHCAMPAVRHFGVEGTIRPSLAFYNNRADVDALIHALHQIVRR
- a CDS encoding family 2A encapsulin nanocompartment shell protein, with product MSDPSDVPARLSVSAEAARNLATATVTPPQWDEITPRWLHLLLPWVDVDGGVYRVNRVKQNTQGITVDLLTVDDGEPELPRDYIDYEQDPREYHLSTIQTVLQTHTRITDLYSNAIDQLREQVRLTVEAVKEREEYELVNHPSFGLLNSVIPSQRIQTRKGPPTPDDLDELISLVWKKPAFFLAHPKAITAFGREATRRGVPPPTVTLFGSPFITWRGIPLIPSDKLPIQDGTTSILLLRVGEKQRGVVGLQKAGVAGEIEPGLSVRYMGTNKHSIASHLVTRYFSLAKLGEDALASLDGVSLGNYHEYVYPTA
- a CDS encoding lysophospholipid acyltransferase family protein is translated as MMRWVYWFGWSLFGSAYRSLFGLKVVGREHLVTEGAVLIAANHESFLDPPLIGTLYHDEMFYLARKTLMKGALLKWIYLAWNSIPVDQDRPDMTSLKAIIKLLSSGKRVLIFPEGERSLTGDLGVAQPGVGLIAVKTNAVIQPIRIRGAREALPRGSARVRFSQISLHIGPPIRLTAEELETAKGKHGYQHIADRIMDAVKAL
- the cmk gene encoding (d)CMP kinase, whose product is MILHRAIAIDGPAASGKSTLARILSKRLGLIMVNSGAMYRAVTWKVLQLGVDANDRLAVVEALKGMELQCGVDGLSSTVAVDGVDPGDELRSEEVNANVSAVAAVPEVRECLVSLQRDYLKLGDVVMEGRDIGTVVFPETPYKIYMDADPTVREARREEVGEVDSVAARDHADSRRETAPLKIAEGAAILDTSGHTIETGVAAALEILVSQGFPIPESAWSGDGSI